Proteins from a single region of Weeksella virosa DSM 16922:
- a CDS encoding reprolysin-like metallopeptidase yields the protein MKKRFILFSMLGLLMSGVTYAQQNHWKSVNEAQFRGVELVERLSTPSEYKLFSLNTDNLLSELQTIHGKNINKIISLPNEDGTFTQYNVREASIMHPDLQAKHQNIRSYSGKSIDGQANIRFSYSPYFGLSAIIFRANGTTSYLDAYTADLNTYITYERSTIENKLTDFTCHADHDFENQIIEQSIANAQNRDMTVVDGKLRKYRLALASTIEYSAFHIGRANAQNESTAVKKEVVLAAMNVAMTRVNGIYENEVGVTMELIPNNTDIIFIDSDNYTNNNGYTMLSENQTTIDQVIGKDNYDIGHVFSTGGGGIARLQSPCNDGVKAMGVTGLGAPVNDAFYVDFVAHEMGHQYGAPHTFNNSCSGNRSGGTSVEPGSGSTIMAYAGICPPNVQRNSDPYFHTVSVSNIYNFIRNGGTCSVDTNTNNSAPTISSDKSMYFIPHSTAFVLNATAEDADGDSLTYNWEQTDAQISTQPPLSTSTSGPNFRSLPPEEVSYRYFPNLKSIVDGKLVFTSNPDSSRQNSWEVIASVKRDYNFSLLVRDNNPIGGQTARKNFLVRVQDVGPFKVTSQATAEVWDAQENPQATITWDVAGTDANSINATEVDIFLSLDGGKTFDKEIAKNVPNTGSYTFNIPAGSDTTKARIMVKASDNIFLAVNSANFTIKNASMGVNDASLQKSTHISPNPSNGVFEVKTAKNAKLVSVEIHDATGRKVFENLNPKNIRFDVTKLTNGVYLVTVKTDKGTETQKLIIKK from the coding sequence ATGAAGAAAAGATTTATTCTATTTTCAATGTTAGGACTTTTAATGTCGGGAGTAACCTATGCTCAACAGAATCATTGGAAATCAGTAAATGAAGCTCAATTTAGAGGGGTAGAATTAGTAGAAAGACTTTCTACACCTTCAGAATACAAGTTATTCTCTTTGAATACAGATAATCTATTAAGCGAGCTACAGACTATCCATGGTAAAAATATTAACAAAATTATCAGCTTACCAAATGAAGATGGCACTTTTACCCAATACAATGTACGAGAAGCCTCTATCATGCATCCTGACTTACAGGCGAAACATCAAAATATTCGATCTTATTCAGGAAAATCAATAGATGGGCAAGCAAATATTCGTTTTAGCTATTCACCATACTTTGGGTTAAGTGCAATTATTTTCCGTGCGAATGGAACAACATCGTACCTCGATGCCTATACAGCAGATTTAAACACCTATATTACTTACGAGAGATCTACGATAGAAAATAAATTAACTGATTTTACTTGTCATGCGGATCATGATTTTGAAAATCAAATCATCGAACAATCTATCGCAAACGCACAAAACCGTGATATGACCGTTGTAGATGGTAAATTACGAAAATATCGTTTAGCTTTAGCTTCTACCATTGAGTATTCTGCATTTCATATTGGGCGAGCAAACGCACAAAATGAATCGACAGCAGTAAAAAAAGAAGTAGTACTAGCCGCAATGAATGTAGCTATGACTCGTGTAAACGGTATATATGAAAATGAAGTAGGTGTAACAATGGAACTTATCCCGAATAACACAGACATTATTTTTATCGACTCTGACAACTATACCAATAATAACGGATACACAATGTTAAGTGAAAACCAAACAACTATTGATCAAGTTATTGGTAAAGACAATTATGACATTGGACACGTTTTCTCAACTGGAGGTGGTGGTATCGCTAGACTACAGAGCCCTTGTAATGATGGTGTAAAAGCAATGGGTGTTACTGGCTTAGGCGCTCCTGTAAATGACGCATTCTATGTAGACTTCGTAGCACACGAAATGGGACATCAATATGGAGCTCCTCACACATTCAACAACTCTTGTAGTGGGAACAGATCAGGAGGTACTTCTGTTGAGCCAGGAAGTGGAAGCACAATTATGGCATATGCAGGTATTTGCCCACCGAACGTACAAAGAAATAGTGACCCATATTTCCATACAGTGAGTGTATCGAATATTTATAATTTTATTAGAAATGGAGGCACATGTTCTGTTGACACAAACACTAACAACTCTGCTCCTACTATTTCTTCTGATAAATCAATGTACTTTATTCCTCATTCAACAGCTTTTGTATTAAATGCTACAGCTGAGGATGCGGATGGCGACTCATTAACATATAACTGGGAACAAACTGATGCACAGATATCAACTCAACCACCATTATCTACAAGCACTTCAGGACCAAATTTCCGTTCACTACCCCCTGAAGAAGTTTCATACCGTTATTTCCCGAACCTAAAAAGCATTGTAGACGGAAAGTTAGTATTCACATCAAACCCTGATTCTAGTAGACAAAACAGTTGGGAAGTTATTGCTTCTGTAAAAAGAGATTACAATTTCTCTTTATTAGTAAGAGACAATAATCCTATTGGCGGACAAACAGCACGTAAAAACTTTTTAGTTAGAGTACAAGATGTAGGACCATTTAAAGTTACCTCACAAGCCACTGCAGAAGTTTGGGATGCACAAGAAAACCCACAAGCAACCATCACATGGGACGTTGCAGGAACAGATGCTAACAGTATCAACGCTACAGAGGTTGACATCTTCTTATCATTAGATGGTGGGAAAACTTTCGACAAAGAAATTGCTAAAAATGTACCAAACACCGGAAGCTATACATTCAATATTCCTGCAGGATCTGATACCACAAAAGCAAGAATAATGGTAAAAGCTTCTGACAATATCTTCTTAGCAGTAAACAGTGCGAACTTTACCATCAAAAATGCTTCAATGGGTGTGAACGATGCGTCTTTACAAAAATCAACGCACATAAGCCCTAACCCATCGAATGGAGTATTTGAGGTAAAAACAGCTAAAAACGCTAAGTTAGTAAGTGTAGAAATTCACGATGCAACAGGACGCAAGGTTTTCGAAAACTTGAATCCTAAAAACATTCGTTTTGATGTTACGAAATTAACAAACGGAGTTTACTTAGTAACCGTGAAAACGGACAAAGGAACCGAAACACAAAAACTAATCATCAAAAAATAA
- a CDS encoding co-chaperone GroES yields MSQLNIKPLADRVVIEPSPAETKTASGIIIPDSAKEKPQEGTVVAVGNGKKDEQMTVAVGDKVLYGKYSGTELKLDGKDYLIMREADILAII; encoded by the coding sequence ATGTCACAATTAAACATTAAACCATTAGCAGATCGTGTGGTTATTGAGCCATCACCTGCAGAAACGAAAACAGCATCAGGTATTATCATCCCAGATTCAGCAAAAGAAAAACCGCAAGAAGGAACTGTCGTTGCCGTTGGAAATGGGAAAAAAGACGAACAAATGACTGTTGCTGTAGGAGACAAAGTTTTATATGGTAAGTATTCAGGCACGGAACTAAAATTAGATGGCAAAGATTATCTAATCATGCGTGAAGCAGATATTTTAGCGATCATCTAA
- the groL gene encoding chaperonin GroEL (60 kDa chaperone family; promotes refolding of misfolded polypeptides especially under stressful conditions; forms two stacked rings of heptamers to form a barrel-shaped 14mer; ends can be capped by GroES; misfolded proteins enter the barrel where they are refolded when GroES binds) — protein sequence MAKDIKFDIESRDLLKKGVDALANAVKVTLGPKGRNVVLEKSFGAPHVTKDGVSVAKEIELEDPIENLGAQMVKEVASKTNDVAGDGTTTATVLAQAIVREGLKNVAAGANPMDLKRGIDKAVSTIVEGLRAQSQEVGDSSEKIKQVASISANNDETIGSLIAEAFSKVGKEGVITVEEAKGTETYVDVVEGMQFDRGYQSPYFVTNPDKMIAELENPYILLCEKKISNLQEILPLLEPIAQSGRPFLIISEEVEGQALATLVVNRLRGSLKIAAVKAPGFGDRRKAMLEDIAILTGGTVISEEQGITLESATMEMLGTAERVVIDKDNTTIVNGAGNADQIKARVNQIKSQIETTTSDYDREKLQERLAKLAGGVAVLYVGAASEVEMKEIKDRVDDALHATRAAVEEGIVAGGGVAFVRALTHLEDLKGENADENTGINIIKRAIEEPLRQIVHNAGGEGSVVVAKVKEGTNDFGYNAKTDEYVNMIEAGVIDPTKVARVALENAASIGGMLITTEAVVTEIKKDEPAMPPMGGGMPGMM from the coding sequence ATGGCAAAAGATATTAAATTCGACATTGAGTCGAGAGACTTACTAAAAAAAGGAGTTGATGCATTGGCAAATGCAGTAAAAGTAACCTTAGGACCCAAAGGACGAAATGTGGTTCTAGAGAAATCTTTCGGTGCACCACACGTAACCAAAGATGGTGTTTCAGTTGCAAAAGAAATTGAATTAGAGGATCCTATAGAAAATTTGGGTGCACAAATGGTAAAAGAAGTAGCCTCTAAGACCAATGATGTTGCTGGTGATGGTACAACTACTGCAACAGTTTTGGCGCAAGCTATCGTACGTGAAGGTTTGAAAAACGTTGCTGCTGGTGCAAACCCAATGGACCTGAAACGCGGAATCGATAAAGCTGTTTCAACGATTGTAGAAGGTCTAAGAGCACAATCTCAAGAAGTGGGTGATTCATCAGAAAAAATAAAACAAGTAGCCTCTATCTCTGCAAATAACGACGAAACCATCGGATCGTTGATTGCTGAAGCTTTCTCTAAAGTCGGAAAAGAAGGAGTAATTACAGTAGAAGAAGCAAAAGGTACAGAAACATACGTAGACGTAGTAGAAGGAATGCAATTTGACCGTGGATATCAATCTCCATACTTCGTCACCAATCCAGACAAAATGATTGCCGAGTTAGAGAATCCTTACATTTTGTTATGTGAGAAAAAAATATCTAACTTACAAGAAATTCTACCGTTATTAGAACCTATCGCCCAATCTGGTCGTCCGTTCTTAATTATTTCTGAAGAGGTAGAAGGACAAGCTTTGGCAACTTTGGTAGTAAACCGTTTACGTGGATCATTGAAAATTGCTGCAGTAAAAGCACCAGGATTCGGAGACCGTCGTAAAGCAATGTTAGAGGATATCGCGATCCTAACAGGAGGAACCGTGATTTCTGAAGAGCAAGGAATTACGCTAGAGTCTGCTACAATGGAAATGTTAGGAACAGCTGAGCGTGTGGTGATTGATAAAGACAATACAACTATTGTAAATGGAGCTGGGAATGCAGACCAAATCAAGGCCCGTGTTAATCAAATCAAATCACAAATCGAAACCACTACATCAGATTATGACCGCGAAAAACTACAAGAACGTTTAGCTAAATTGGCCGGAGGAGTTGCCGTGCTTTACGTTGGAGCAGCTTCTGAAGTAGAAATGAAAGAAATAAAAGACCGTGTAGACGATGCTTTACATGCTACTCGTGCAGCAGTAGAAGAAGGAATCGTTGCTGGAGGTGGTGTTGCTTTCGTTCGTGCATTAACACATTTAGAAGACCTAAAAGGAGAAAATGCTGACGAAAATACTGGAATCAACATCATCAAACGCGCCATCGAAGAACCTTTACGACAAATCGTACACAATGCAGGAGGTGAAGGATCTGTGGTAGTTGCAAAAGTAAAAGAAGGTACAAACGACTTCGGATACAACGCCAAAACTGATGAATACGTAAACATGATCGAAGCAGGAGTAATCGACCCTACAAAAGTAGCACGTGTTGCTCTAGAAAATGCAGCTTCTATCGGTGGAATGCTTATCACAACCGAAGCAGTAGTAACAGAAATCAAAAAAGATGAGCCTGCAATGCCACCTATGGGTGGAGGAATGCCAGGGATGATGTAA
- the mqo gene encoding malate dehydrogenase (quinone): protein MEKQPQEVVLIGGGIMSATLSILLKKLNPSIKISVFEKLDKLGFESSEAFNNAGTGHSAFCELNYTPQANDGSIDISKAIDIAKQFEISKEFWSYLVEHNYIPSPENFIRKTPHMSFVWGEKDVNFLRSRHKALTKHPLFSEMEYSEDINTLAQWAPLIMANRKDSKDIAATHMSLGTDVNFGELTRFIFNSLVEKGEIVLKTSHEVKDITRTNQNNWEIRVKDLVSGHKKNVNADFVFIGAGGGAILLLQKSGIPEAKKYGGFPVGGQWLICQNESIIEQHQAKVYGKAKIGAPPMSVPHLDTRVINGKKSLLFGPFATFSTKFLKHGSPVDLFKSVNTNNVGFLLNCAWSNMDLTKYLVQQVMLSKAQKIKSLQDYFPDAKIDDWYEQTAGQRVQVIEKQNSKGVLKFGTEIVTSQDGSIAALLGASPGASTSVSAMINVLKTCFPELMNSTWKDRIKEMIPSFGEDFNNPEVVEKSRARTSTLLKL from the coding sequence ATGGAAAAGCAACCTCAAGAAGTTGTTCTTATAGGCGGTGGTATCATGAGTGCTACACTGAGTATACTTCTGAAAAAACTCAACCCCTCTATCAAAATTTCGGTTTTCGAGAAATTAGATAAACTAGGATTCGAAAGTTCAGAAGCTTTTAACAATGCAGGGACGGGACACTCGGCTTTCTGCGAGCTCAATTATACACCTCAAGCAAACGATGGTAGTATCGATATTTCGAAAGCAATTGATATCGCTAAACAATTCGAAATTTCAAAAGAATTTTGGTCGTATTTAGTCGAACATAATTACATTCCTTCTCCCGAAAACTTTATCCGTAAAACACCTCATATGTCTTTTGTATGGGGAGAAAAAGATGTAAATTTTTTACGATCAAGACATAAAGCACTCACCAAACATCCACTGTTTAGTGAGATGGAATATAGTGAAGATATAAACACACTAGCACAATGGGCACCGCTTATTATGGCAAATCGTAAAGACTCCAAAGACATTGCCGCAACTCATATGAGTTTAGGAACTGATGTCAACTTTGGAGAATTAACCCGATTTATTTTTAATAGCTTGGTAGAAAAGGGAGAAATCGTGCTAAAGACAAGCCATGAAGTAAAAGACATTACAAGAACCAATCAAAACAATTGGGAAATAAGGGTTAAAGATTTGGTTTCTGGACATAAAAAAAATGTCAATGCTGATTTTGTATTTATTGGTGCTGGTGGTGGCGCAATTCTTTTGTTACAAAAATCTGGAATCCCAGAAGCTAAAAAATACGGAGGATTCCCAGTTGGTGGTCAATGGTTAATTTGCCAAAACGAAAGCATCATCGAGCAACATCAAGCTAAAGTGTACGGAAAAGCAAAAATTGGTGCACCACCGATGTCTGTCCCGCACCTGGATACGCGTGTTATCAATGGTAAAAAATCTTTACTATTTGGTCCCTTTGCTACATTTTCTACCAAATTTCTTAAACACGGTTCGCCAGTCGATCTATTCAAATCTGTTAACACCAACAATGTAGGTTTTCTATTGAATTGTGCGTGGAGCAATATGGATCTGACAAAATATCTAGTCCAACAAGTAATGTTATCGAAAGCTCAGAAAATAAAGTCTCTACAAGACTATTTCCCTGACGCGAAAATTGATGATTGGTACGAGCAAACAGCCGGCCAACGTGTACAAGTTATCGAAAAACAAAACTCGAAAGGAGTGTTGAAATTTGGTACTGAGATTGTTACTTCTCAAGACGGTAGTATTGCTGCCTTACTTGGAGCTTCTCCTGGTGCATCTACGTCGGTTTCTGCAATGATCAATGTACTGAAGACTTGTTTCCCTGAATTGATGAATTCTACCTGGAAAGATCGAATAAAAGAAATGATTCCATCTTTTGGAGAAGATTTTAATAACCCAGAAGTAGTAGAGAAAAGCCGTGCGAGAACGAGCACTTTATTGAAATTATAA
- a CDS encoding septal ring lytic transglycosylase RlpA family protein, whose amino-acid sequence MKKSIFSMLLMLTIFPIANADGRIKVEDESVLQEVLKTTIVPTSQKQFVNYVEVENDTIGEGAETIDKELEEIVEKSSEVATGIVSWYGDKFHGRKTASGKIYDKNELTAAHKTLPFGTKVRVTNIKNGKSVVVEINDRGPFIKSRVLDLSKAAFSEIGKTSSGVMQVEYEVLDN is encoded by the coding sequence ATGAAGAAAAGCATTTTTTCAATGTTATTGATGCTGACCATATTTCCAATAGCGAATGCTGATGGTAGAATAAAAGTAGAGGATGAGTCCGTTCTACAAGAAGTTTTAAAAACAACTATTGTGCCAACTAGCCAAAAACAATTTGTAAATTATGTAGAGGTTGAGAATGATACAATAGGAGAAGGAGCAGAGACAATCGACAAAGAATTAGAAGAGATTGTAGAAAAATCTTCAGAAGTTGCAACAGGTATTGTATCTTGGTATGGAGATAAATTCCATGGAAGAAAAACTGCAAGTGGTAAAATTTATGATAAAAATGAATTAACTGCTGCACACAAAACATTACCTTTTGGCACCAAAGTTCGAGTAACTAATATCAAGAATGGAAAATCTGTGGTTGTTGAAATCAACGATAGGGGACCATTCATCAAATCAAGAGTATTGGACCTGAGTAAGGCTGCTTTTAGTGAAATTGGTAAAACGAGCTCTGGGGTAATGCAAGTGGAATACGAAGTATTGGACAATTAA
- a CDS encoding MBOAT family O-acyltransferase produces the protein MLFNSISFAIFLPIVFALYWILRKNFKLQNILLLVASYYFYSCWDWRFVFLLGFSTLLDYFSGLKIEQAPNQKIKNIWLTISIGINLGFLGFFKYYNFFADSFAELLNGFGLQVHPWTLQIILPVGISFYTFHGLSYIIDIYKGRIKAEKNLIDYSVFVSFFPLLVAGPIERATHLLPQIKRKRVFNYTQAVDGMRQILWGLFKKMVIADNCAIYANEIFSNPESQSGSNLVLGALFFTFQIYGDFSGYSDIALGVARLFGINLLKNFNYPYFSRDIAEFWRRWHISLSTWFRDYLYIPLGGSKGGNWMRIRNTFIIFLVSGFWHGANWTFIFWGFLNALFIMPSIILKTNRNNMEIVAYDRHLPTFREFINILFTFCLTVFAWIFFRAESVAHAFEYVSGILQASLFTFPTLNKSAMATLILIGFMLSIEWLGRRNNYGIEKLLLQQPKMVRWLFYAFIVMLIGLFLQTEESPFIYFQF, from the coding sequence ATGCTTTTTAACTCTATAAGTTTCGCTATTTTCTTACCCATCGTCTTTGCACTCTATTGGATTCTTAGGAAAAACTTCAAACTTCAGAATATCCTATTGCTCGTCGCTAGCTATTATTTTTATAGTTGTTGGGATTGGCGTTTCGTATTTTTGTTGGGATTTTCTACGTTGTTGGATTATTTTTCTGGATTGAAAATAGAACAAGCACCCAATCAAAAAATAAAAAACATCTGGCTAACCATAAGTATTGGGATTAACTTAGGGTTTTTAGGATTTTTTAAATACTACAATTTTTTTGCAGATTCTTTCGCCGAATTGCTCAACGGTTTTGGTCTACAGGTGCATCCGTGGACATTGCAAATTATCTTGCCGGTCGGAATTTCGTTCTATACTTTTCATGGACTTTCTTATATTATCGATATTTATAAGGGGAGGATAAAGGCCGAAAAAAATCTTATCGACTACTCTGTTTTCGTTAGTTTTTTCCCGCTTTTGGTTGCCGGACCCATAGAACGCGCAACGCATTTATTGCCACAAATCAAAAGAAAACGGGTGTTTAATTATACCCAAGCCGTAGATGGAATGCGGCAAATTCTATGGGGATTATTCAAGAAAATGGTCATTGCAGACAATTGTGCTATTTACGCCAATGAAATTTTTTCGAATCCCGAATCACAATCTGGTTCTAATTTGGTACTGGGGGCACTTTTTTTTACTTTCCAGATTTATGGTGATTTCTCTGGCTATTCGGATATCGCTTTAGGAGTTGCTCGTTTGTTCGGGATCAATCTACTCAAAAACTTCAACTATCCTTATTTCTCAAGAGATATTGCCGAGTTTTGGCGACGTTGGCATATATCGCTTTCTACCTGGTTCCGAGATTATCTGTACATACCTTTGGGAGGAAGCAAAGGAGGTAATTGGATGAGAATTCGCAACACCTTTATCATTTTTTTGGTGAGTGGTTTTTGGCATGGAGCCAATTGGACTTTCATTTTTTGGGGATTTCTCAATGCACTATTTATCATGCCGTCCATTATCCTAAAAACGAATCGAAACAATATGGAAATTGTTGCTTATGATCGACATTTACCAACTTTCAGAGAGTTTATAAACATCCTGTTTACCTTTTGCCTAACAGTTTTTGCATGGATATTTTTCCGGGCAGAATCTGTTGCACATGCTTTCGAATATGTTTCAGGAATCCTTCAAGCTTCACTATTTACCTTCCCTACGCTTAATAAAAGTGCTATGGCAACTTTGATTTTGATAGGATTTATGTTGAGTATAGAATGGCTAGGTCGTCGAAATAACTATGGTATAGAAAAATTACTTCTTCAACAACCGAAAATGGTTCGATGGCTTTTTTATGCTTTTATTGTTATGTTGATAGGGTTGTTTTTGCAAACCGAAGAAAGTCCATTTATTTATTTCCAATTCTAA
- a CDS encoding glycosyltransferase: protein MKQPNERKRILLVYYKLFKAGGVARVMTNLANELVEQGYEVSVLLMVKNTDSFFYLDKRVKIEVIDTFSHWGFQKINVNLNKYASRLPYKNNIKNYVYDFGQWQMLHNWMNKNHDNYDIIISCWYKLSSQLAVHKKVRKKTIAWEHANYQVGGVWWKGLLRRNYKKIKAIVCINTDSYNHYKLLNSSTWHIPNIIGLPFESYDSKQNSQKENTLIYVGRLDDDKNVEELLKILENINFNRFQLKIIGDGPSKNKIEKMIEASNHLKHHVQLLGLCTIEEIYKELSRSKIFLFTSKKECLPTVLIEANLCSNALIAYDCPFGPSDIINDKNGFLVPLHDQKTFQEKLTYLIQNEEELNRLMETSCKESKKWRKTAIIEQWKKIL from the coding sequence ATGAAGCAACCGAACGAAAGAAAAAGAATATTACTGGTTTATTATAAACTTTTCAAGGCAGGTGGCGTTGCACGTGTAATGACCAATCTTGCAAATGAATTGGTAGAGCAAGGATATGAGGTTTCTGTTTTATTAATGGTAAAAAATACCGATAGTTTTTTCTATTTAGATAAACGCGTGAAAATTGAGGTGATAGATACTTTCTCTCATTGGGGTTTTCAAAAAATCAATGTCAATTTAAATAAATATGCTTCTCGATTACCATATAAAAATAATATAAAAAATTATGTGTATGATTTTGGACAATGGCAAATGCTACATAATTGGATGAATAAGAATCATGATAATTATGATATAATTATTAGTTGTTGGTATAAGTTATCATCACAGTTGGCTGTCCATAAAAAAGTAAGGAAAAAAACCATTGCGTGGGAGCATGCAAACTATCAGGTAGGAGGGGTTTGGTGGAAAGGATTATTGAGGAGAAATTATAAAAAAATAAAAGCAATAGTTTGTATCAATACAGACTCTTATAATCACTATAAATTATTAAATTCATCTACTTGGCATATCCCTAATATTATTGGATTACCATTTGAATCGTACGATTCTAAACAAAATTCTCAAAAAGAAAATACCTTGATCTATGTAGGTCGTTTAGATGATGATAAAAATGTAGAAGAATTATTAAAAATTCTAGAAAATATTAATTTTAATAGGTTTCAATTAAAAATCATTGGAGACGGACCATCAAAAAATAAAATAGAAAAGATGATAGAAGCAAGTAACCATCTGAAACATCACGTGCAATTACTGGGATTGTGTACTATAGAAGAAATTTATAAAGAGCTATCTCGAAGTAAAATTTTTCTTTTTACGAGTAAAAAAGAATGTTTACCTACTGTTCTAATAGAAGCTAATTTGTGCTCCAACGCTCTGATTGCTTACGATTGTCCGTTTGGGCCTTCGGATATTATCAATGATAAGAATGGCTTTCTAGTGCCGCTTCACGACCAAAAAACCTTTCAAGAAAAATTAACTTATCTCATCCAAAACGAAGAAGAACTAAACCGATTGATGGAAACTTCTTGCAAAGAATCTAAAAAATGGAGAAAAACCGCAATCATCGAACAGTGGAAAAAAATCCTCTAA
- a CDS encoding glycosyltransferase family A protein — protein sequence MNTKSITIITPTYNRAHTLQRVYDSLLRQTFQDFVWLIMDDGSTDETKQLVDEFVQEKKIEIHYIYHENQHKFITVFEGVKKVKTPYFMVVDSDDSYPQTSLEVLFDEVERINNQDEYISVMGLSQYEDGRVVGDPYPGDGFDGSILEMRYRYKVMGDKFGIFITKTYQRLLADFDYSSYQGKGYIPQSVFYNTYDAAGIKTRFVNKIVRTYHFDVTDENSVSNTRWTGKNTYGLMKGYQSFINSYGKQLLHYPKALIRNLVGYQVYSIINKKTLSEINAGLDQFKFISLLLYPLSYLYYKLK from the coding sequence ATGAACACTAAATCGATCACGATTATAACGCCGACCTATAACCGTGCACATACCTTGCAACGGGTGTACGATTCGTTATTACGGCAAACTTTCCAGGATTTTGTTTGGCTCATAATGGATGATGGGTCTACAGACGAAACCAAACAATTGGTTGATGAATTTGTGCAAGAAAAGAAAATAGAGATTCACTACATTTACCATGAAAATCAACACAAGTTTATTACTGTTTTCGAAGGAGTAAAAAAGGTGAAAACGCCTTATTTTATGGTGGTTGATTCGGATGATTCTTACCCGCAAACTTCTCTAGAAGTGTTGTTTGATGAAGTGGAAAGAATCAATAACCAAGACGAGTATATTTCTGTTATGGGCTTATCGCAATACGAAGATGGTAGAGTTGTAGGCGATCCATATCCGGGTGATGGATTTGATGGTTCTATATTAGAGATGCGGTATCGATACAAAGTAATGGGCGATAAATTTGGCATTTTTATTACCAAAACTTATCAGCGATTATTGGCCGATTTCGATTATTCTTCTTACCAAGGAAAAGGATATATACCGCAATCGGTTTTTTACAATACTTATGATGCAGCAGGTATCAAAACTAGGTTTGTGAATAAAATTGTCCGAACGTATCATTTTGATGTAACCGATGAGAATTCTGTTTCCAATACACGTTGGACGGGGAAAAATACCTATGGTTTGATGAAAGGATATCAATCGTTTATCAATTCTTACGGGAAACAACTTCTGCATTATCCGAAAGCGCTCATCAGAAATTTAGTTGGATATCAGGTGTATTCGATCATCAATAAAAAGACACTTTCTGAAATCAATGCTGGGCTCGATCAATTCAAATTCATTTCGTTACTTTTGTATCCGTTGAGTTATCTTTATTACAAGTTAAAATAA